Proteins encoded by one window of Tunturibacter psychrotolerans:
- the tsaD gene encoding tRNA (adenosine(37)-N6)-threonylcarbamoyltransferase complex transferase subunit TsaD, with amino-acid sequence MPESRQSGSKTGLILGIESSCDETAAAVVRAGSEALSNVVASQMSLHANYGGVVPELASREHLRNIVPVVREAMSRANVTFADLDAVAVTEGPGLAGALLVGITYAKALTLGLDKPLISVNHLEGHIHAVLMETRERSESPLELPLLALVVSGGHTHLYLATHQQGSETWTYRNVGRTVDDAAGEAYDKVAKLLGLGYPGGPWIDALAPHGNPRAVPFTFAEIKHRAPRPGITNKKAPANTEGPHFDFSFSGIKTAVLRYVETHNMRDTIESRRAALAADPTLTPKSEAVTKLCDQQTLDLIASFQYAVVGNLQRQTFAAAEAFGAHSIVVSGGVAANTELRRRLQAEADRRNLPIAFPSLALSTDNAAMIAAAAWPKLIAQNFASEDLGATPQLRLGQQ; translated from the coding sequence ATGCCCGAAAGCCGCCAGAGTGGCTCAAAGACCGGCCTGATCCTGGGCATCGAGAGCTCCTGTGACGAGACCGCAGCCGCCGTCGTCCGCGCCGGCAGCGAAGCCCTCTCCAACGTCGTCGCCTCGCAGATGTCGCTCCACGCCAACTACGGCGGTGTCGTCCCCGAACTCGCCTCCCGCGAACACCTCCGCAACATCGTCCCCGTTGTGCGCGAGGCAATGTCTCGCGCTAACGTAACCTTCGCCGATCTCGACGCCGTAGCCGTCACCGAAGGCCCAGGTCTCGCCGGCGCGCTCCTCGTCGGCATCACCTACGCAAAGGCCCTCACGCTCGGCCTCGATAAACCCCTCATCTCCGTCAACCACCTCGAAGGCCACATCCACGCCGTCCTCATGGAGACGCGAGAGCGCTCGGAATCCCCTCTAGAACTCCCTCTTCTCGCGCTCGTCGTCTCAGGCGGCCACACCCACCTCTATCTAGCAACTCACCAGCAAGGAAGCGAAACCTGGACCTACCGCAACGTAGGTCGCACCGTCGACGACGCCGCCGGCGAGGCGTACGACAAGGTCGCCAAACTGCTCGGCCTCGGCTACCCAGGCGGGCCCTGGATCGACGCGCTTGCCCCCCACGGCAATCCCCGCGCCGTCCCCTTCACCTTCGCCGAAATAAAACATCGCGCTCCACGGCCCGGTATCACCAACAAGAAAGCCCCCGCAAACACCGAAGGCCCGCACTTCGACTTCTCCTTCAGCGGCATCAAAACTGCGGTTCTCCGCTACGTCGAAACTCACAACATGCGCGACACTATCGAGTCCCGTCGCGCCGCACTCGCCGCCGATCCCACCCTTACGCCCAAGTCCGAAGCCGTAACTAAACTCTGCGATCAGCAGACCCTCGACCTGATTGCTTCCTTCCAGTACGCCGTCGTCGGCAATCTTCAACGCCAGACCTTCGCCGCCGCCGAAGCCTTCGGCGCGCACAGCATCGTCGTCTCCGGCGGAGTCGCCGCTAACACTGAGTTACGCCGGCGCCTCCAGGCCGAAGCCGACCGCCGCAACCTCCCCATCGCCTTCCCCTCGCTCGCGCTTTCCACTGACAACGCCGCCATGATCGCCGCCGCCGCATGGCCCAAGCTCATCGCCCAAAACTTCGCCTCGGAAGACCTCGGAGCCACCCCCCAGCTCCGGCTGGGCCAGCAGTAA
- a CDS encoding DUF1641 domain-containing protein: MAKPIAFKPITVDFKADLVRKLEKAPEEHAEALLLAYDVLEEAHRKGLLSLLHGAIGAKDTIFNTLSKYASQPEGIAAIRNLLTAAKILTELDPEVLDQLSKVMAHATKEHQAERDAPSLLQLAKRATSEDSRRGLSFMTLVLSGLGRSLKS; encoded by the coding sequence ATGGCCAAGCCCATTGCTTTCAAACCGATTACTGTCGACTTCAAAGCCGACCTCGTGCGCAAGCTTGAGAAGGCTCCTGAAGAGCACGCCGAGGCGCTGCTGCTGGCCTACGATGTGCTCGAAGAGGCGCACCGGAAGGGTTTGCTGAGCCTGCTTCATGGTGCGATCGGTGCGAAGGATACGATCTTCAATACACTATCGAAGTACGCCTCGCAGCCAGAGGGCATCGCAGCGATTCGTAATCTGCTGACAGCCGCTAAGATCCTGACTGAACTTGATCCAGAGGTGCTCGATCAGCTCTCAAAGGTGATGGCGCATGCCACGAAAGAACATCAGGCGGAGCGCGATGCTCCTAGCCTGTTGCAGCTTGCGAAACGTGCGACAAGCGAAGACAGCCGCCGCGGGCTTTCGTTCATGACGCTGGTTCTCTCGGGGCTGGGCAGGTCGCTGAAGAGCTAA
- the fdhF gene encoding formate dehydrogenase subunit alpha, with product MATTKSLLNTPAEFTPNTQLTIDGLQVPGHSGELLIDLLNRRTAVDAQKPVPQVCYVKQMGPIESCDTCLVKVNGELARACSTRVSGGMKVETVGEAVDIAQREAFDRILENHMLYCTVCDNNNQNCTIHNTTAVLDVKHQHREYRRKPYEKDMSNPFYRYDPDQCILCGRCVESCQNVQVNETLSIDWESDHPRVLWDGGMQIEGSSCVSCGHCVTVCPCNALMEKSMLGEAGYMTDLPAATLNNMIDVVKGVEPPIGYGPILSLSEMESEMRNERTKRTKTVCTYCAVGCSFEVWTKDRHILKVEPWHGPANGISTCVKGKFAWGHINSDDRLVKPLLRDGEGFREIEWKEALDIIEHTFKRIKNDHGPDALGFIASSKCTNEESFVMQKLARAVIGTNNVDNCARYCQNPATMGLQRTVGYGGDSGSIADIEKAGLVLIVGANPAENHPVLCTRVKRSHKHRGQRLIVADLRKHEMAERADIFFRPNPSTDAVWMCAVSKYIIDSGLAKIDFINKWVNHFDEFKKSLEPFTMEYAEKITGVPAATLTTVAHEIAAADGTCILFAMGVTQHCGGSDTATALSNLLLVTGNYMRPGAGAYPLRGHNNVQGASDYGSMPNVFSGYQKVDDPDVVAKFEADWGVTLPTTTGKDNHQMMEAILAGTMKSLYIKGEDTITSDSNANFVASALEKLEFFIVQDINFSETCRYADLVLPAAASLEKDGTFTSTERRIQRINKAMEPLGESKADWEIIQLIANRMGGNWNYKHPSEIMDEVARLTPLFAGVSYTRLEGFDSLQWPVHADGTDTPLLFTEGFPFPDKKARFFPIEYIPPSEETSSLYDLHLNNGRLLEHFEQGSMTFRTPGIKEITPNSWLEVSPELAAERGVTSGRYVQVASPHGKVRVQVLVSDRVKGKQLYMTLNSVEEPVNKLTGDFADRQTHTPAFKETAVNMTVLPEQGENPLPRRNFRYGKRTPQPGLEIERKWARKDYHLPGTAAADKLVQISSTTV from the coding sequence ATGGCTACTACGAAATCGCTGCTGAATACGCCTGCCGAGTTCACTCCGAATACACAGTTGACTATTGATGGGCTGCAGGTGCCAGGCCACTCCGGCGAACTGTTGATCGACCTGCTGAACCGGCGTACCGCGGTGGATGCGCAGAAGCCTGTGCCGCAGGTTTGCTATGTGAAGCAGATGGGCCCCATCGAAAGCTGCGACACCTGCCTGGTGAAGGTGAACGGCGAGTTGGCGCGGGCATGTTCGACAAGAGTCTCTGGGGGGATGAAGGTAGAGACCGTTGGCGAAGCGGTTGATATTGCGCAGCGTGAGGCGTTCGATCGCATCCTCGAGAACCATATGCTGTACTGCACGGTGTGCGACAACAACAACCAGAACTGCACGATCCACAACACGACGGCAGTCCTCGATGTGAAGCACCAGCACCGCGAGTACAGGCGGAAGCCGTATGAGAAGGACATGTCGAATCCGTTCTATCGCTATGATCCGGACCAGTGCATTCTGTGTGGCCGGTGCGTAGAGTCATGCCAGAACGTGCAGGTGAATGAGACGCTGTCGATTGATTGGGAGAGTGATCATCCTCGCGTGCTGTGGGATGGCGGAATGCAGATTGAAGGTTCGAGCTGCGTCTCATGCGGGCACTGCGTCACGGTCTGTCCGTGCAATGCGCTGATGGAGAAGTCGATGCTGGGTGAGGCGGGCTATATGACCGACCTGCCGGCTGCAACACTGAACAATATGATCGACGTAGTGAAGGGCGTTGAGCCGCCGATTGGGTATGGCCCGATTCTTTCGCTCTCTGAGATGGAGTCGGAGATGCGCAACGAGCGGACGAAGCGCACCAAAACGGTCTGTACTTATTGCGCGGTGGGATGCAGCTTCGAGGTGTGGACCAAGGATCGCCATATTTTGAAGGTCGAACCGTGGCATGGGCCTGCGAATGGAATCTCTACCTGCGTGAAGGGCAAATTCGCATGGGGGCACATTAATTCGGACGACAGGTTGGTCAAGCCGCTGTTGCGCGATGGCGAAGGCTTTCGCGAGATTGAATGGAAGGAAGCGCTCGACATCATCGAGCACACCTTCAAACGCATCAAGAACGATCACGGGCCGGATGCGCTGGGGTTTATTGCCTCTTCGAAGTGCACCAATGAAGAGAGCTTCGTCATGCAGAAGCTGGCGCGTGCGGTGATCGGGACCAACAATGTCGATAACTGCGCTCGCTACTGCCAGAATCCGGCGACGATGGGTTTGCAGCGCACTGTCGGCTACGGTGGCGACTCGGGATCGATTGCGGATATCGAGAAGGCTGGGCTGGTGCTGATCGTGGGCGCGAATCCTGCGGAGAACCATCCTGTGCTTTGCACGCGGGTCAAGCGTTCGCACAAGCATCGTGGGCAACGGTTGATTGTTGCCGACCTTCGCAAGCACGAGATGGCCGAGCGCGCCGATATCTTCTTCCGTCCGAATCCTTCGACCGACGCTGTGTGGATGTGCGCGGTCTCGAAGTACATCATCGACAGCGGCCTGGCGAAGATAGACTTCATCAACAAGTGGGTGAATCACTTTGACGAGTTCAAGAAATCGCTCGAGCCATTCACGATGGAGTATGCCGAGAAGATCACCGGCGTTCCTGCGGCAACGCTGACGACGGTGGCGCATGAGATTGCGGCGGCGGATGGCACCTGCATTCTGTTTGCAATGGGCGTGACGCAGCACTGCGGCGGGTCGGACACGGCGACCGCGCTCTCGAATCTGCTGTTGGTGACTGGCAACTACATGCGGCCGGGGGCTGGTGCTTATCCGCTGCGCGGCCACAACAATGTGCAGGGCGCGAGCGACTACGGCTCGATGCCGAACGTCTTCAGCGGATACCAGAAGGTGGACGATCCCGATGTCGTCGCGAAGTTCGAGGCCGACTGGGGCGTGACGCTGCCGACTACTACCGGCAAAGACAATCACCAGATGATGGAAGCGATTCTGGCTGGGACGATGAAGTCGCTGTATATCAAGGGCGAGGACACGATCACGTCAGATTCGAACGCGAACTTTGTTGCCAGCGCGTTGGAGAAGCTCGAGTTTTTTATCGTGCAGGATATAAATTTCTCCGAAACCTGTCGCTACGCCGACCTGGTGCTGCCGGCGGCGGCTTCGCTGGAGAAAGACGGGACCTTCACCAGTACAGAGCGACGCATTCAACGCATCAATAAGGCGATGGAGCCGTTGGGAGAATCGAAGGCCGATTGGGAGATCATTCAACTGATCGCAAACCGGATGGGCGGGAACTGGAACTACAAACATCCTTCCGAGATCATGGACGAGGTAGCGCGGCTGACTCCGCTGTTCGCCGGGGTAAGCTATACACGTCTGGAGGGCTTCGACAGCCTGCAGTGGCCTGTACATGCTGACGGGACAGACACGCCGTTGCTGTTTACCGAGGGCTTCCCCTTTCCCGATAAGAAGGCGCGGTTCTTCCCGATCGAGTACATTCCGCCGTCAGAGGAGACCAGCTCACTCTACGATCTGCACCTCAACAACGGCCGTCTGCTGGAGCACTTTGAGCAAGGCAGCATGACCTTCCGCACGCCTGGAATTAAAGAGATTACGCCGAACAGCTGGCTCGAGGTGTCGCCGGAGCTGGCAGCCGAGCGCGGCGTGACCTCGGGCCGGTATGTGCAGGTGGCTTCGCCGCATGGCAAGGTGAGAGTGCAGGTGCTGGTGTCGGACCGTGTGAAGGGCAAACAGCTTTACATGACGCTGAACTCGGTCGAGGAGCCCGTGAACAAGCTGACCGGCGACTTTGCGGATCGCCAGACGCACACGCCTGCGTTCAAGGAGACGGCCGTTAACATGACGGTGCTGCCGGAGCAGGGTGAGAATCCGCTGCCACGAAGGAACTTCCGCTATGGCAAGCGAACGCCGCAACCTGGACTCGAAATTGAACGCAAGTGGGCACGCAAGGACTACCACCTGCCAGGGACCGCTGCTGCTGACAAGCTTGTTCAGATATCTTCCACCACTGTTTAG
- a CDS encoding CCA tRNA nucleotidyltransferase: protein MRDPWKDNSRYRAAREIVVALRAAGHKAYFAGGCVRDLLLGMEAKDFDVATSATPDIAMGMFTKTYSVGAHFGVVLVCTPGEDGSEIATEVATFRHDGAYSDGRRPDAVRFSTDPREDVQRRDFTINGMLFDPLADSHEAAILDFVGGREDLTNHLVRTIGVAKDRFSEDKLRMLRAVRFASRLEFEIEAQTAEAINELAGEITQVSLERICDELTLMLTEGHARRAFEMLCELGLLQHILPEAVKMRGVEQPPQFHPEGDVWVHTMLLLEKLKPGASVALAWGALLHDIGKPATFRPPDPKKAGDRIRFDGHVEVGVRMAETILGRLRFSNEEAEQIIALVKNHMRFGDILQMRESTLKRFLRLPKFDEHLALHWMDCMSAHGDLKLYEFAKERYEAAPVEEIRPKLLVTGRDLIAAGYRPSPQFKEMLEAAEDAQLEGVATTTEEGLAVVRARWGEPHDG, encoded by the coding sequence ATGAGGGATCCGTGGAAGGACAATTCGAGGTACAGGGCAGCGCGAGAGATCGTGGTGGCGCTGCGTGCCGCGGGGCATAAGGCTTACTTCGCGGGTGGATGCGTGCGCGATCTGCTGCTGGGGATGGAGGCCAAGGACTTCGATGTGGCTACGAGCGCAACACCTGATATAGCGATGGGGATGTTCACGAAGACGTACTCGGTGGGGGCGCACTTTGGCGTGGTGCTGGTTTGTACGCCGGGGGAAGACGGCTCTGAGATTGCCACGGAGGTAGCTACGTTTCGGCATGACGGGGCGTACAGCGACGGGAGAAGGCCGGACGCGGTGCGGTTTTCAACCGATCCACGCGAAGATGTGCAGCGGCGCGACTTCACGATCAATGGCATGCTGTTCGATCCGCTGGCGGACTCACATGAGGCGGCGATTCTGGACTTTGTTGGCGGACGTGAAGATCTGACGAATCACCTGGTGCGGACGATCGGCGTCGCGAAGGATCGTTTTTCCGAAGACAAGCTGCGAATGCTGCGGGCTGTGCGGTTTGCGTCACGGCTGGAGTTTGAAATTGAGGCTCAAACCGCGGAGGCGATCAACGAGCTTGCGGGGGAGATTACGCAGGTTAGCCTTGAACGGATTTGCGATGAGTTGACGTTGATGTTGACGGAAGGGCATGCGCGGCGCGCGTTCGAAATGTTGTGTGAGCTGGGATTGTTGCAGCATATTTTGCCCGAGGCCGTGAAGATGCGCGGCGTGGAGCAGCCGCCGCAGTTTCATCCGGAGGGCGATGTTTGGGTCCACACGATGCTGCTGCTGGAGAAGCTGAAGCCGGGCGCTTCGGTCGCACTGGCCTGGGGAGCGCTGCTGCATGACATTGGAAAGCCGGCTACGTTTCGGCCACCTGATCCGAAGAAGGCGGGAGATCGAATTCGCTTTGATGGGCACGTGGAGGTTGGAGTACGCATGGCGGAGACGATTCTTGGACGGCTGCGTTTTTCGAATGAGGAGGCCGAACAGATCATTGCGCTGGTCAAGAACCATATGCGCTTCGGGGACATTCTGCAGATGAGAGAGTCGACGCTGAAGCGGTTTCTGCGGCTGCCGAAGTTTGACGAACATCTTGCGCTCCACTGGATGGATTGCATGTCGGCGCATGGGGATTTGAAGCTGTACGAGTTTGCGAAGGAGCGATATGAGGCAGCGCCAGTGGAGGAGATTCGGCCGAAGTTGCTGGTGACGGGCCGGGATCTAATAGCAGCGGGATATCGCCCGAGTCCACAGTTCAAAGAGATGCTGGAGGCAGCCGAGGACGCTCAGCTTGAGGGCGTGGCCACTACGACCGAAGAGGGTCTGGCCGTCGTGAGGGCACGGTGGGGAGAGCCGCACGACGGCTAG
- the cysS gene encoding cysteine--tRNA ligase — protein MATIELFNTLGGKIETLAPVDQKSLRMYCCGPTVYDYGHIGNFRTFLHVDVLRRVIRQQGIPVQHVMNITDVDDKIIRNAGAAGVPIAQYTEKFERAFFEDLDALAIERPEYISHATACIPDMVSLIEQLAAKDIAYKAEDGSWYFRIARFPEYGKLSKKDFDGIEDGARVDIDEYEKDAARDFALWKAVKPGEQSWETALGTGRPGWHIECSAMATKFLGDDIDLHAGGEDLMFPHHENEIAQSESASGKPFVRHWMHVRFLLVEGKKMSKSEGNFYTLRDLLLKGYRASAIRFLLISVPYRHQMNFTFDSLIESTNAIDRLRTFHQRMLKGGFLQGRDQALSLLTGEARMAYTIALANDLNTAEARAAIFDLVRAANTAADTGMLRSENVTEILSVLELFDGVFAVLEDKDAAITRAALAWAEAEGRLDEAAPELVATLSFSDADIDALVAERTQAKKTRNFARADAIRNDLLQKGILIEDSKDGVRWKRK, from the coding sequence GTGGCAACCATCGAACTCTTCAACACACTCGGCGGAAAGATTGAAACACTCGCCCCCGTCGACCAGAAATCTCTGCGAATGTACTGCTGCGGCCCCACCGTCTACGACTACGGCCACATCGGCAACTTCCGCACCTTCCTCCACGTCGACGTGCTCCGCCGCGTCATCCGCCAGCAGGGCATCCCCGTCCAGCACGTCATGAACATCACCGACGTCGACGACAAGATCATCCGCAACGCTGGCGCTGCCGGCGTCCCCATCGCTCAGTACACAGAAAAGTTCGAGCGTGCCTTCTTCGAGGACCTCGACGCCCTCGCCATCGAGCGCCCCGAGTACATCTCCCACGCCACCGCCTGTATTCCCGACATGGTCTCGCTCATCGAGCAGCTTGCCGCCAAGGACATCGCCTACAAGGCCGAAGACGGCTCCTGGTACTTCCGCATCGCTCGCTTCCCCGAGTACGGCAAACTCTCCAAAAAAGACTTTGACGGCATTGAAGACGGAGCCCGCGTCGACATCGACGAATACGAGAAAGACGCCGCCCGCGACTTCGCCCTCTGGAAGGCCGTAAAACCCGGTGAGCAATCCTGGGAAACCGCTCTGGGCACCGGCCGCCCTGGCTGGCACATCGAGTGCTCTGCCATGGCGACAAAGTTCCTCGGCGACGATATCGATCTCCACGCCGGCGGCGAAGACCTCATGTTCCCGCACCACGAAAACGAGATCGCCCAGTCCGAATCGGCCTCCGGAAAACCCTTCGTCCGCCACTGGATGCACGTCCGCTTCCTGCTTGTCGAAGGCAAGAAGATGTCGAAGTCCGAGGGAAACTTCTACACTCTCCGCGATCTGCTTCTCAAGGGCTACCGCGCCTCCGCGATCCGCTTCCTGCTCATCTCCGTGCCCTACCGACACCAGATGAACTTCACCTTCGACAGTCTGATCGAATCGACCAACGCCATCGATCGCCTGCGCACCTTCCACCAGCGCATGTTGAAGGGCGGCTTCCTGCAAGGACGCGATCAGGCTCTCTCGCTGCTCACAGGTGAGGCGAGGATGGCGTACACCATCGCACTCGCAAACGACCTCAATACAGCAGAAGCCCGCGCCGCCATCTTCGATCTCGTTCGCGCCGCCAACACCGCAGCCGACACCGGAATGCTACGCAGCGAAAACGTGACGGAGATCCTCAGCGTACTCGAGCTCTTCGACGGAGTCTTCGCTGTCCTCGAAGACAAGGACGCAGCCATCACTCGCGCCGCGCTCGCCTGGGCCGAAGCCGAAGGCCGCCTCGACGAAGCCGCGCCCGAACTCGTGGCCACACTCTCCTTCTCCGACGCCGACATCGACGCCCTCGTCGCCGAGCGCACTCAAGCCAAAAAGACCCGCAACTTTGCCCGCGCCGACGCCATCCGCAACGACCTGCTTCAAAAGGGCATCCTAATCGAAGACTCAAAAGATGGCGTCCGCTGGAAGAGAAAATAA